In Onychostoma macrolepis isolate SWU-2019 chromosome 14, ASM1243209v1, whole genome shotgun sequence, a single window of DNA contains:
- the ugl gene encoding malate synthase-like, with the protein MLVHEGVELETPPSGLEREFHTLFNSDALQFLSELISTFQGEVDKVLNLRVLRKVELDLTGELPGFLKDTAHIRNDPSWRVSPVPDRLHCRHVDVGDLSPCDTQRLIMGLKSTAQGLQIDFDDGNCPTYRNQIKGIYNVYQAVHNQFQDVPPISQAPVLMLRPRAWNMVEHNMIVNGREVPGPLFDFGLLMFHNAKLLLQNQSGPFFYLSKVESYKEARLWSQIFFWTEKKLGLPAGCIKATVLIECVLASFEMEEILYELKEHSAGLNCGIWDYSASFVNKFGHRADFLLPDRSKYVDMEKHFLHSYMDLLVQTCHRRGALATGGMAALLLPRDKESDLYKTVLRTVTRLKLLEIKAGVDGFMVYDMDLIEPIQKLFQLHSHGQNQLLQLREDITVTPEDLLIMPAGGVTLYGLRYNIAVGVLFIEAWLSGRGHFFYLGKVEDSATAEISRSQVWQWIRHQVRLEDDGTVVTRALVSSLAEGLTEDLKAAIDCQTSRDKQRLMTAVSMFLEIVQKNDFPEFLTTYLNLDHTFLSSQSQHEDRQTDTAPKARL; encoded by the exons ATGTTG GTACATGAAGGTGTTGAGCTGGAAACGCCTCCCTCAGGACTTGAGAGAGAGTTTCACACTCTTTTTAACTCTGATGCACTGCAATTTCTGTCTGAACTCATCTCTACCTTCCAAGGAGAGGTTGACAAG GTTTTGAATTTGCGAGTCCTCCGGAAAGTTGAGTTGGATCTGACTGGAGAGTTGCCAGGCTTTCTGAAGGACACAGCTCATATCCGAAATGATCCCAGCTGGAGAGTGAGCCCAGTTCCAGACCGATTGCACTGCAGACATGTGGACGTTGGTGACCTTTCACCCTGTGATACACAACGTCTTATAATGGGACTCAAATCTACTGCCCAAGGTTTACAG ATTGATTTTGATGATGGCAACTGCCCAACATACCGCAATCAAATAAagggcatttataatgtttatcaGGCTGTGCACAACCAGTTTCAGG ATGTACCACCCATTTCTCAGGCTCCAGTGCTGATGCTCCGTCCTCGAGCATGGAACATGGTGGAGCACAACATGATA GTGAATGGTCGAGAGGTTCCAGGTCCATTGTTTGATTTTGGTCTGCTGATGTTTCATAATGCAAAACTACTTCTTCAAAACCAGAGTGGCCCTTTTTTCTACTTGTCCAAG GTTGAGAGCTACAAGGAGGCCAGACTCTGGAGTCAGATTTTTTTCTGGACTGAGAAGAAG CTTGGCCTGCCAGCGGGCTGCATAAAGGCCACTGTGTTGATTGAATGTGTCCTGGCGTCGTTCGAGATGGAGGAGATTTTGTACGAGCTCAAGGAGCACTCTGCTGGTCTAAACTGTGGCATCTGGGATTACTCAGCTTCCTTTGTCAACAAATTCG GTCATCGGGCTGATTTCCTCCTCCCTGATCGCAGTAAATATGTGGATATGGAGAAGCATTTCCTGCACAGCTACATGGATCTTCTAGTGCAGACGTGTCACCGCAGGGGTGCCCTAGCAACAGGTGGCATGGCAGCACTGCTGTTGCCTAGAGACAAAGAGAGTGACCTCTACAAGACTGTACTCAGAACTGTCACCAG acTTAAATTACTGGAGATCAAAGCAGGTGTTGATGGGTTCATGGTCTACGACATGGACCTGATTGAGCCCATACAAAAA ctGTTTCAGCTTCACTCTCATGGTCAGAATCAACTCCTGCAGCTTCGTGAAGACATCACTGTGACCCCTGAAGACTTGCTCATTATGCCTGCG GGAGGAGTAACACTGTATGGGCTGAGGTATAACATTGCTGTAGGTGTCCTCTTCATTGAAGCCTGGCTTTCAG GCAGAGGTCATTTCTTCTATCTGGGGAAGGTTGAGGATTCAGCAACAGCAGAGATATCCAGATCTCAG GTTTGGCAGTGGATTCGGCACCAAGTGAGACTGGAGGACGATGGGACGGTAGTGACCCGAGCTCTTGTCAGCAGTTTGGCTGAAGGTCTGACGGAAGATCTGAAAGCAGCCATAGATTGCCAAACAAGCAG GGATAAACAGAGGTTGATGACTGCTGTGTCCATGTTTCTAGAAATAGTGCAGAAGAATGATTTCCCAGAGTTCCTTACCACATACCTTAACCTGGACCACACTTTCCTCAGCTCTCAGAGCCAACATGAGGACCGACAGACAGACACGGCCCCCAAAGCCAGACTCTAA